GGGGCATCCCGTAGACGATGCAGACGTGGCGCTAGTCGATACCTTAGAGCGATTTCCCATCGACATCCAACCCTTCCGCGACATGATTGCGGGACAGCGTATGGATTTATACCGGAGCCGCTACGAAACTTTTGAGGAGCTAGAGCTTTACTGTTATCGCGTGGCGGGTACAGTCGGCTTAATGTCTACCTCGGTAATGGGTATTGATACGAGTTTAGGGAGTGCTCCCTGGAGTCGGGCGCAGCCGCAGCCTAACCCGGCACCGGAAGCGATCGCTCTGGGCATTGCCAATCAACTGACCAACATCCTCCGAGATGTGGGCGAAGATGCACGGCGCGGCAGAATTTACTTGCCTTTAGAAGATTTAGAGCGGTTTAACTACACCGAAAAAGACCTGATTAAGGGTGTGGTAGACGATCGCTGGCGATCGATCATGCGGTTTCAAATTCAACGAGCCCGTAAGTTTTACGCTGAAGCTGAAAAAGGCATTAGCCAGCTTAGTCCTGACGCGCGTTTCCCAGTTTGGTCGGCGCTGCTGCTC
The DNA window shown above is from Timaviella obliquedivisa GSE-PSE-MK23-08B and carries:
- a CDS encoding phytoene synthase; amino-acid sequence: MLQLPESPRVMTLVPLEEAYELCRQVTAEYAKTFYLGTRLMSAEKRRAIWAIYVWCRRTDELVDGAQAATTTDATLDHWERNLESIFAGHPVDDADVALVDTLERFPIDIQPFRDMIAGQRMDLYRSRYETFEELELYCYRVAGTVGLMSTSVMGIDTSLGSAPWSRAQPQPNPAPEAIALGIANQLTNILRDVGEDARRGRIYLPLEDLERFNYTEKDLIKGVVDDRWRSIMRFQIQRARKFYAEAEKGISQLSPDARFPVWSALLLYSQILDAIERNQYDVFRKRAFVPKWQKFLSLPIARLRADVL